Genomic segment of Umezawaea sp. Da 62-37:
CGCGAGGGCGAGCTGGACGGCCATGGCCTCGTCCCACTTCAACCGCTGCTGCGCCAACGTGATCATCGCCCAGCTGTCCGGGCGGTGGATGGCGCGCAGCGCATTTTCGAGCGGCATCAACGAGCGGGCCTTGCGCAGGTGCTCGGGGAGCGGGTCGGCCGCCTCCGGGACGCCGTCCCAGATGTCGAGGACCTGCTTGACGCAGTTGACGATGTTCCACGACTGGATGCCCTGCGCGGCCGGGTAGACCGGGATGAACGCCTGGGCGAAGCGGTCGGCCGACGACTCCGGCGCCTCGTCCTTGAGGACCTCGAAGTCCGGGTGCGCGAGCTGGAGCTTGTTGTTGAACCGGCCGACCTTGCCCGCGAACATGGCCTGCCGACCCGGCAGCAGCTCGGTCTCGGCGGCGTGCGCGGGCGCGCCGAAGAACACCAGCTGCAGCTCGTTCGTGCCGTCGGTGATGGTCGCCTCGAACATGTAGCCGCGCCGGTTCTTCATCGCGCGCTTCTTGCCCGTCTTGACCTTGGCCTGCACGGTCACGTGCTCGCCCAGTTCCAGGCTCGCGATCTCGGTCAGCTTGCCGCGCTCGTCGTACCGGCGCGGGTAGTGCCGCAGCAGGTCGCCGACCGTGAGCAGGCCGAGCCCGGCCTCCAGCGCGTCGGCGCTCTTCTTGCCGAGCACCGACACCAGCTTCTCGTCAAAGGTGGTCATCGCCGCCCATTCAACTACTCGACACCGACAAAGATGATCGAACCCGGCTGGCCGCCGGGGTAGACGGTCAGCTCCACCTCGGGGTGGCTCAGCCGGAGGTGGCCTTCGAGCAGGTCCGGGAGGTCCGCGGGGGCGTCGGCGCCGAGGACGGCGGTGACCAGTTCGCCGCCGCCGCCGAGCATGCGGTCGACCAGGCGGCACGCGAGGTCGCCGACGGTGTCGGCGGAGGCGGGGCCGGGTTCGATGAGGACGACCTCGCCGTCGAGCAGGCCGAGCAGGTCGCCCTGCTCGACGCGGCCCACCCAGGTGATGCCCTCGCGGTCGGACACGGCGAGTTCGCCGCGGCGGGTGGCGGCGGCGGCCTCGGCCATGGCGACCACGTCGTCACCGGGCCTGCGGGACGGGTCGTGCACGGCGATGGCGGCGAGCACCTGCACCGGGGAAGCGGTCGGCACGACCACGACGTCCTGGCCAGCCGCGACGGCCTGGGCGACCGCCTCGTCGAGGTGCGGGCGCAGGTCGGACGTGCCGGGCAGGACGGTCACCTGCCTGGCGCGGGTGCTGACGAGGACGGCCAGCAGGTCGGCGGGCGTCAGGGACTCCGCGGCGGCCAGGTCGACCACGACGGCGCCCTCGGCGCGGAACAGCTCGGCCGCGCCCTGGCCGCTGACCAGCACGACCACCGCGCGGTCGCGGACGAACCTGGAGGCCTGGGCGGCGATCTGGTCGGCGAACCTGGCCACGGTGATCCGGTGCGGCCGGCCGACGCCGATGCCCGCCTCGACGGCCGCGCCGATGTCGTTGCAGTGCACGTGGACGGTCCACAGCTCGACGCCGTCGCCGACCACCGACACGCAGTCGCCGAGACCGCCGAGCGCGGCGCGCAGGTGGTCCACGCCGTCCTCGGTCACGCCGTCGAGCAGGTACATGACCTCGTACTCGAACTCGGCGGAGCCCGCCTCGCGGCCGGTGGTGAGCGATTCGGGCGTCCTGGGCAGCACCGGGACGACCTCGGTCACCTCCTCGCGGCCGGTGATGACCGCCGCGAGTGCGTCCAAGAGCACCAGGAGCCCGCGCCCGCCCGCGTCCACGACACCGGCCTTCGCGAGAACGGCCAGCTGGCGCGGGGTGTCGGCGAGCGCGTCGGCCCCGGCCTTCGCCGCCGACGTGATGACGTGCTCCAGGTCGTCCGGCCCGTCGCCCGCGGCCTCGGCGGCGGCGTGCAGGACCGACAGCACGGTGCCCGCCACGGGCTTCGACACCGCCGCGGTCGCCAGCACGTCGGCCCGGTGCAGTGCCAGCCGCAGCGCGCCGCCCGTCATCGTGGAAGCGCCCTGCACCGTCTCCGCGAGCCCGCGCAGCACCTGGGACAGGATCACCCCGGAGTTGCCCCGCGCGCCCGCCAGCGCCCCCCTGGCCAGCGCCGCGAACGACGTGCCCGCCTCGTCCCGCGTGCCCGCCGGCGCGCGCAGCAGCGCGTCCAGCGCGGACCTCATGGTCTGCAGCAGGTTCGTGCCCGTGTCGCCGTCGGGCACCGGGTAGACGTTGATGCGGTCGATCGCCTCGCGGTTCGCGTCCAGGGACCGCACGCACGCGTCCGCCCACTGGCGCACCGCTCCGGCATCGAGGACCTGCATGGCGGGAGCGTATCCACCCGGCCCGACAGGCCCCCAGTTTGGTCGCGGGACCGCACACCGGTTACCCTCATCGTTGTTGCCATGCCCGGCTGAGGCTTGTGCACGCTTGCGCGCCCGCCGGGGCGTGAGTACGAAATGAGCAACCCTAAGGAGTGGCTGACGTGGCTGCCGTGTGCGACGTCTGTAACAAGGGGCCGGGCTTCGGCCATTCTGTCTCGCACTCACACCGGAAGACCAACCGCCGGTGGAACCCGAACATCCAGTCCGTGCGCGCGAAGGTTTCCTCCTCGCAGCGCCAGCGGCTGAACGTGTGCACCTCCTGCATCAAGGCGGGCAAGGTTGTGCGCGGCTGATCAAGCCCCGTGATGGAAGCCCGGACGCCTTGGCGTCCGGGCTTCCTTCTTTTCACCACCCTGCCGCGCAAGGCGTCCGGTGTCCGCACCCGACCCGTCAGCACGAACCTCAGCCCCGTCATCGCACTGGACCCGGCACGTTCGACGGACTCACCACACGGGTCCCGCACGGCCCGCACCGCCACCAGCACACCGGAGACCGCGAGCGGGCTGATCCGCTGGGCGTGCGGGAGCAAGACGATGAGCGTCACCGAGGTCCCGAACGCCGACACCGTCATGCGGCACACCAGCAGCAGATCCCGTTCCCTCCGCAGCGCCCGCCGCTGACCGCCAGGGTCAGCGCTCGACGCTCAGAGCGCGAAACCGGTCGAGCATGGCCTTGCTGGACAGCACCAGCGGCCGGGTCGCCGCGAGCATCTCCTGTTCGTACGCCGCCAGATCCCCATCGCCGAGCAGCGTCTCGCACAACCGCCGCGCGTCGATCAGCGCGCAGTTCCCGCCCATCCCGCCGGCGGGCAGCATCGGGTGGACCGCGTCGCCGAGCAGCGTCACGCGGCCCGTCGGCCACGGGTCCGCGGGCGCCACGTACTCCAGCGTGCCCATGGCGGTGTTGTCCGGGTCCGCGGAGCCGACCAGGTCGTGCAGCAAGGGGTGCCAGTCGGCGGGCAGGTCCCAGGTGTCGGCCGACGGCGGCAGCATCATCACCCACCGCAGGTAGCTGCGGACGTCGGGCAGCCGCACGTCCGGTGCCAACTCGGCGGCGGCCTCGCGCGGTGGCCGCCGGAACGGCATCTTGCCCAGGAACAGCTGGCGATCGCCGTCGGTGACCACCGTCCCGCGCCCCGGCACCAGCGCGGCGAAGCGGTCCTCCAGCGGCGTGCGGCCGATCACGCCCCGGACGCCGGTCGACTCGCGGACGGCGGGTCCGATGAGCTGCCGCCGCACGGCCGAGCCGATGCCGTCGGCGCCCACGAGCACGTCGCAATCGACCTCGGTGCCGTCCGCGAACGCCGCGCGGACGGTGCTCCCACCTTCGGTGTACCCGGTGAGGCGGCTGCCGAAGGTGGTGTCGAGGTCGGTGAGCAGCAGGTGGCGCAGGACGTGCCGGTCGACCAGGTTCGCCTCCATCGACCGCGCCAGCGGCTCGTCGTCGTCCAGGCCGACCTGGTTCAGCCGCGGGTCGAGCAGCCTGCCGGGTCCGCTCAGCTCGCCGCTGGTGGCATCCAGCAGCGGGTGCAGGCGTTCGGGCAGGCACGCCTTCATCGACTCCCAGCCCAGTCCTCCCAGCCCGATCCGGTAGCCCTGGAACCGCGCCTCCACCCCGCTGTCCCGTTCGTGGACCCGAACGTCCACACCGGCCTTCTTCAGTCCCTGTGCCAGGCACAGCCCGCCGAGTCCCGCTCCGATGACAACCACTCGCACGACGTTCTCCCCAAGATCGAAGTGAACTTAGTTCACGTGAACATTGTTCACGCTACACCGGAAACGGCGGATGGCAAGCTGTCCGCATGTCACGGCGGGACGAAGTGCTGCAGGCCGCGTTGGACCTGCTCGACGAGGTGGGCCTGGACGACCTCACCACCCGCAAGCTGGCCGACCGACTGGGCGTGCAGGTGGGAGCCCTGTACCGGCACTTCACCAGCAAACGCGCCCTGCTCGACGCCATGGTCGACGCCATCGCCACCGGCGGCCCGACGCGGTCGTTGCCGGAGGGCGACTGGGCGGACCGCCTGACCGCCATGGCGATCGGCATGCGCTCCGCCATGCTGACCCGCCGCGACGGCGCCCGGCTGGTCGCCACGATGTCGACACCGGGCCCGGAGGCCGCCGCCCAGTTCGCGGGCACCATCGGGGTGCTGGTCCACGGAGGCGCGCCCCCTGAGATCGCCGCGCTGGCGACCGACACCGTGTTCGCCTACGTCAACGGGTTCACCATCGAGGAGCAGGCGCGCAAGACGGGCCGCGTGCCGCGTGAGCAGTTGGACCGGGAGTTCGAGGCTGGGTTGGGGTTGATCATCGCGGGAGTCCGGACGGCGTTCTGAGCCCGAAAAAGAAAGAGGCCTTCCCGCACGAATGCGGAAAGGCCTCCGGGGAGGGATTCGGACTACGGCAGCTTCCAGTTGATCGGTTCCGCGCCCTGCTTCTCCAGCAGCTCGTTCGCCCGGCTGAACGGCTTCGACCCGAAGAACCCGGCGTGCGCCGAGAGCGGGCTGGGGTGGGCGGATTCGATGCACGGGATGGGGTCGAGGAGGGGGCGGAGGTTGCGGGCGTTGCGGCCCCACAGGATCGCGACCATGGGTTCCTCGCGGGCCGCGAGGGCGCGGATGGCCTGTTCCGTGACGTCTTCCCAGCCCTTGCCCTGGTGGGCGTTGGACTTGCCCGGCTCGACCGTGAGGGACCTGTTGAGCAGGAGGACGCCCTGCTCGGTCCACGGGGTCAGGTCGCCGTTGGTGGGCATGGGGTAGCCGAGGTCCTCGACGTACTCCTTGTAGATGTTGACCAGGCTCTTGGGGATGGGCCTCGTCTCCGGGGACACCGAGAAGCTCAGGCCGACGGCGTGGCCCGGTGTCGGGTACGGGTCCTGGCCGACGATGAGCGCGCGCACGCTGTGGAACGGCTGCTTGAAGGCGCGCAGCACGTTCTCGCCCGCGGGCAGGTACGTGCGTCCCGCGGCGACCTCTGTTCGCAGGAACTCGCCCATCTCGGCGATGCGGTCGGAAACGGGGGCGAGGGCTTCAGCCCATCCGGTTTCCACGATCTCGTTCAAGGGACGTCCAGCCACAGCGGGTGACCCTATCTCAGTCGAGTCGACGCAGTTCCTTGCGGTACAAGGCGATGTTGGCGACGTACTTGTCCACCGCGAACTGCCAGGCGCGTTCCGGCACGACGTGGCCGGGTCGGACCTTCGCGGGCACGCCCAGCGCCATCGACCGGGCGGGGACGTGCCCCTCGAACGAGACCACGGCGCCCGCGCCGACGATCGCGCCCTCCTCGACGACGGCGCCGTTCAGCACCACCGACCCGGAGGCGATGAGGCAGCGGTCGGCGATGGTGGCGCCTTCGATGTGGACGTTGTGCCCGATGACGCACTCCTCCCCGATCTGCGTGGGGTGCACCTCCGTGCAGTGGATGACGGTGCCGTCCTGCACGCTGGTGCGCGCGCCGATCTCGATGCGCCCGTAGTCGCCGCGCAGCACGGCTTGCGGCCACACCGACGCGTACGCGGCGATGCGGACGTCACCGATCACGGTGGCGTCGGGGTGCACGTACGCCTCGGGGTGGATCTCCGGTTCGTACTCGCCCAGCGCGTAGATGGCCACGCGTCCTCCTCTGCGGGGTGGATCAGCCCACGTGCCGGACGCGGATTCCACGCGACAGCACCGGGTTCGACCAGCCATGACCGTAGAGCACGCCGTCCACCGGGTCACCCGCCTCGTTCTCGTCGAGCACGGCGGACCCGCGCGGCACGCCGAGCAGCGCGCTGTGCGGCCCGGCGGGCACGCCGGTCAGGGCGCGCGGCAGGTACTGGCGGGTGAGCACGTGGCCGTCGCTGGGCCGCACGACGACCCACGGCGTGGTCGGGCCGGTCGGCGCGGGCACCAGCCGGACCGCGATCCACTGCGGACCGGCGGCGAGCAGCGCGCGGGCGCGGCGGGCGTAGAACCGCTGCCACCACTGGACGAGCGGCGCGGTCGTGGGCGGGTGCGGCGGTTCGGCGTAGTCCGGGTCGACGAGCGCCGAGGTGCCCGCCGGGTGCTCCTGCCGCAGCGCCACCAGGTCCACGCCCCGGACGCGCAGCAGCGGCGGCCGCGCGGAGACCAGTTCGGCGGCGAACGGGATGCCGTCGGCGCGCAGCTGGCCGGGCGCGTCGCCGGAGGCCACCCGGAACACCCGCCGCACCGAGCCGCCGCGTTCGGCCGCCAGCGCGACCACCGGCACCACGCGCGGCAGCCGCGGCGAGGAGAGCCAGCGGACCTGCGCCCACACCGGTTCGACGGGCGCGGGCGCGGTCTGGTCCGGGGAGAGCACGGGCTTGCCCGGCGGTTGCACGAACCCCGGCCGCGCGATCAGCCAGAACAGCACGCCGAACACGACTCCGGTGAGCAGCGCCAGCCACGCGCTGCGGCTGCCGAACCAGGTCAGCGCGCCGACGACCACCGGGACCACCACGGCCCAGCCGGTCTCCCAGCCGCGCCGCAGGGTCCGCTCGCTGAGCACCAGGGGGCGATCGGGCCAGGCCACCGCGGTTCTCCCCCCGAAGATCGAGAGCCCAAACTACCGCCGACGCCCCGCGCGGAGCAGAGGCCGACCGGGTGGTCAGCCGCCGGTGGCGGGCAGGGACTTCGCGAAGCAGAGGCTGTCCGGGTGCTCGCGGTAGGTGCCGAAGTTGGGCATCCGCTCGTACCCGCTGCTCCCGTAGAGCGCGATGGCCTCGGGCTGGACGGCGCCGGTCTCCAGGACCATGCGGGTGCGCCCGGCGGCGAGCGCCGAGCGCTCCAGGTCCGCGAGCACCGCCCTGGCCAGGCCCCGGCCGCGGGCGGAGTCGACCACGTACATGCGCTTGATCTCGGCGTCCCCCGCGACCAGCGGGGATTCGGGTTCGCCGTCGTGGGCGCGCCAGCCGCCGCACGCCACGGGCACGCCGTCGAGGTAGCCGACCACGAAGTAGCCGCGCGGCGCGGCGAACTCCGCCGGGGCGACGGGGGTGACGTCCTCGTCGCCGTAGCGCTCCACGTAGACCTGCTGCACCGCGGTGATCAGCTTGACCGCGTCCGGATGGTCATACAGGACCGTGCATAGTTCCATGCCTGGAAGGTACCTAGCGCCAGTGCTCCCAGCCAGGGGGTTTTTCGTACACGCGGCCGTCGACCGTCACACCGTCGCCGGGGCGCACCGCGCCGATCATCCGCCACCCCTCCGGCACGGCGGCGGCGTCGGGGAACGTCGCGGCGAGCGCGTGGTCCTCGCCGCCGGTGAGCACCCAGTGCCGCGCGTCGGCGCCGAGCGCGGACGCGACGTCGATCAGCCTCGGGTGGACCTCCAGCAGTTCGGTGCGGATGTCGATCCCGACGCCGGACGCGGTCGCGATGTGCCCGAGGTCGGCCAGCAGGCCGTCGGAGGTGTCGATCATCGCGGTGGCGCCCGCGGCCGCGGCCTCCGGGCCCGCGGAGTACGGCGGTTCGGGCGTGCGCTGCGCGCCGACGACCGCGACCGGGGAGCGGAAGCCCCGGCTCAGCACGGCCAGTCCGGCGGCCGCCCAGCCGAGCTTGCCGCAGACCGCGACGATGTCGCCGACCCGCGCTCCCGATCGGACCACCGGCTCCAGTCCACTGAGGTCGCCGAGCGCAGTAATGGAGATCACCAGTGTCTCCGAGCTCACCATGTCGCCGCCGACCACACCGGCCCCGGCGACGGCCGCCTCCTGCCACAGGCCTGCCGTGATGCCGTCGATCACGCTCGCGGGCGTGTCCGACGGGCAGGCCAGTCCGATGAGGAGCGCGGTCGGGATCGCACCCATGGCGGCGATGTCCGCGAGGTTCACCGCGGCGGCCTTCCGCCCCACGTGCTCGGGGGATGACCAGTCGAGTCTGAAGTGGACGTTCTCCACGAGGACGTCGGTCGACGCGACCACCCGGCCGTCGGGCGCGGCGACGACCGCTGCGTCGTCACCCGGCCCGAGCAGCGTGGTGGGCGGCTGCGTCCGACCGGCCGTCACCCGGCGGATGAGACCGAACTCACCCACTTCAGCGACCGTGTCCGCGTCCTGCGGCGGGTCCGGACGCAAGATTGCCTCCCATTCTGAGCATTCGGAACTCCAACTGCGGTACGTTGCTGGTCAAGTTCCTACCCCGACCTAACCTGTCGCGACGAAGGGGCACGCCGTGGTGCACGCATACATCCTCATCCAGACCGAGGTCGGGAAGGCAGCCGCCGTTGCGGGGGAGATCGCCGGTATTCCGGGGGTTTCCACCGCGGAGGACGTGACCGGTCCGTACGACGTGATCGTCAGGGCGGACGCCGAGACCGTCGACCAGCTCGGCCAGCTCGTGGTCGCCCGCATCCAGAACGTGGAGGGGATCACGCGGACCCTGACCTGCCCGGTGGTCCACCTGTAGCGACGTGCTGTCATAGCCCAGTGCCACAGGACCAGCCACCCGAATCCGAGCCCGTCTCGTCGCTGCCCCGACCGCTGCTCGCCGTGGCCATCGGCCTCCCGGTGCTGCTGGCGGTCGCGGTGGCGGCGGTCGGACTCGTCCTCGGCACGTCGGGTGCCGACGACCCGGCCTCGCCGTCCGACGACAACTCGCGCCCGCTGGCACTCGTGCCGGTGAACGCGCCCGCCGCGGAGTCCCCGGACTGCACGACGCTGCTGGGGAAGCTCCCGGTCAGCGTGGTGTCGGACGGTGCGACGCTGCCGCGGCGCGAACTCGCCGCACCCGCGCCCGCGGGCACTTTGGCGTGGGGCGACGCGGAGCACTCGCCGCTCGTGCTGCGCTGCGGCCTCGACCGGCCGGACGAGCTGTCGCCGACCGCCCAGCTGCGGGTCGTCTCCGACGTCCAGTGGCTCGAGGTGCAGGGCGACGAGTCGTCGACCTGGTTCGCCGTCGACCGGCCGGTGTTCGTCGCGCTCACCGTTCCCAAGGACGCGGGGACGGGACCCCTGCAGGACGTGTCGACGACGATCCGCGACACGCTCGCGAAGGGCCCCGTTCCGACTCAGGGCTGAGCACCGGTCAGCGCAGGCCGGTGCCGCGCGCGATCGCGGTGTCGACGAGCGTGGTCAGCAGGGTCCGGTAGTCGACCCCGGTGACCGCCCACATCCGCGGGTACATCGAGATCGGCGTGAAGCCGGGCATGGTGTTGATCTCGTTGATCACCAGCTCGTCGTACTCGGTGACGAAGAAGTCCACCCTGGACAGCCCCTGGCAGTCCAGCGCGCGGAACGCGGTGACCGCCATCGCGCGCAGCCGCTCGGTGAGGTCGTCCTCGAGCTTGGCCGGGATGTCGAACTCGCACACGTCGTCGAGGTACTTCGAGTCGAAGTCGTACCAGTCGACCGAGCCGCCGACCACGCGCAGCTCGGCGGGCAGCGACGCCTCGACCCGGCCGTCGGGGAACTCCAGCACGCCGCACTCGATCTCGCGGCCGACCACGGCGGACTCGATGATCACCTTCGGGTCGGTCTGGCGGGCGAACGCGATGGCGTCGTCCAGGTGCCCCCAGTCGACGACCTTCGAGATGCCCACGGACGACCCGGCGCGGCACGGCTTCACGAACACCGGCAGGCCGAGGCGGTCGCGCTGCTCCGGGGTGAGCGTGGCCTGGCCGCGCTTGAGCACCTCGAACGTGCCCACCGGCAGGCCCTCCGCCTGGAGCAGCTTCTTCGTGTACTCCTTGTCCATCGAGACCGCGCTGGCCAGCACGCCGGGCCCCACGTAGGGCACGTCGGCGAGCTCCAGCAGGCCCTGGATGGTGCCGTCCTCACCCCACGCGCCGTGCAGCAGCGGGAAGACCACGTCGACGCCCTCGACCACGACACCCGGCTCGGTGGGCACCAGCTCGCCACCGCCCGCGGGCACGAGCGAGGCCAGCGTCGGCATCTCGCGGTCCTTGATCGTCAACGCGACCTGGTCGTCCGCGCCGATCACCCACGCCCCCTCGGCGGTGATGCCGACGGGGACGACCTCGAAGCGGTCCCGGTCCAGGTTCGGCAGCACGCTCCCGGCGGAAACGCAGGAGACGGTGTGCTCGGTGCTCCGGCCGCCGAACACCACGGCGACCCTGGTCTTGCGCTGTGTCATGAGGCCCGAGACTACCCGGACGGGTTACCCGTTCGGAGCAGCGGCGATGACCAGTTCGGCGAGGACGGGGAGCACCGAGGTCAGCTGCTCGCGGGAGCACGCGGCGTAGCCGATGGCGACGCCGTGGACCCTCGGCCGCCCGGCGTGGTGCCTGGCCAGGCCGTCCAGCCGCAGCCCGCGCCGTTCCGCGGCGGCCAGCAGCGCGACCTCCGCCTCGGCGGTCGGCACCAGCACGACGACGTGCGCGCCCGCGTCGTCGCCGAGCACCGGGATGCCCGCGGCGGCCAGCGACTCGACCAGCAGCGCCCGCCGTTCGGACAGCTCGCGGCGCAGCTTGCGCAGGTGCCTGCCGAGGTCGCCGTGCCGGGCGAGTTCCACGACGACGCGCTGCCCGGCGGGCGCGGGGCCGGTGCCGGTGCGGTCGCGGTGGGCCAGCACGGCGCTGGTGATCGACTCGGGCGCCACCATCCAGCCGGTGCCCAGCGTCGGGGTGAGGATCTTGCTCGTGGTGCCCAGGTGCACGACCACGTCCGGCGCGAGCGCGGCCAGCAGCGGCAGCGGGGCCACGTCGTAGCGCAGCTCGCCGTCGTAGTCGTCCTCGATGATCAGCCAGCCGTCGCGCCGGGCCCGCTCCACCAGCGCGACCCGGCGGCCCGCGGACATCCGGCCGCCCATCGGGTACTGGTGCGCGGGCGAGCAGTAGACGACCCGCACCCCCTTGGGCACGCCCTCGACGAGCAGGCCCTCGGCGTCGACCGGCGCGGGCACGACCCGCATCCCGGCCGCCCGGATCGCGCCGACCGCCCGCTGGTAGCCGGGCTCCTCGACGGCGACCGCGTCACCGGGCTTGAGCACGGCCGCGGCCAGCTCGGTCAGCGCCGCCGTCGTCCCACCCGTGGCCAGCACCAGCTCGTCGCGCAGCCCGCCGGGCACGGCCAGGCCGCGGTGCCTCAGCAGGTGCTCGGCGACGACCTCGCGGTACTCCGGCAGCCCCCCGCGCTGCGGGCGCAGCAGCGGCATCGTGTCCGCCGCGGCCCGCCACGCGCGGCGCCAGGCCGCCTTGTCCAGCCCGCCCGCCCACGGCGCGCCGGGCGCCAGGTCGACCACCACACCGGGCACGGGCTCCGGGGTCGCGGGCCTGGTGCGACCCTTGAGCGCGCCCGGCGGGGTAGTGGTGACGTAGGTGCCGGAGCCGTGCCTGCCCGCGATCCAGCCCTCGGCGTGCAACTGCTCGTAGGCCGCGGCCGTGACGGTGCGGCTGACGCCGAGGCGTTCGGCCAGCGCCCTGGTCGAGGGCAGCCGGTCGCCGCTGCGCA
This window contains:
- a CDS encoding Lrp/AsnC ligand binding domain-containing protein, with the protein product MVHAYILIQTEVGKAAAVAGEIAGIPGVSTAEDVTGPYDVIVRADAETVDQLGQLVVARIQNVEGITRTLTCPVVHL
- a CDS encoding TetR/AcrR family transcriptional regulator C-terminal domain-containing protein, which gives rise to MSRRDEVLQAALDLLDEVGLDDLTTRKLADRLGVQVGALYRHFTSKRALLDAMVDAIATGGPTRSLPEGDWADRLTAMAIGMRSAMLTRRDGARLVATMSTPGPEAAAQFAGTIGVLVHGGAPPEIAALATDTVFAYVNGFTIEEQARKTGRVPREQLDREFEAGLGLIIAGVRTAF
- a CDS encoding PLP-dependent aminotransferase family protein, whose amino-acid sequence is MSDTAFPVTLDRTSPEPLAVQLADAMRTAAAEGRLRSGDRLPSTRALAERLGVSRTVTAAAYEQLHAEGWIAGRHGSGTYVTTTPPGALKGRTRPATPEPVPGVVVDLAPGAPWAGGLDKAAWRRAWRAAADTMPLLRPQRGGLPEYREVVAEHLLRHRGLAVPGGLRDELVLATGGTTAALTELAAAVLKPGDAVAVEEPGYQRAVGAIRAAGMRVVPAPVDAEGLLVEGVPKGVRVVYCSPAHQYPMGGRMSAGRRVALVERARRDGWLIIEDDYDGELRYDVAPLPLLAALAPDVVVHLGTTSKILTPTLGTGWMVAPESITSAVLAHRDRTGTGPAPAGQRVVVELARHGDLGRHLRKLRRELSERRALLVESLAAAGIPVLGDDAGAHVVVLVPTAEAEVALLAAAERRGLRLDGLARHHAGRPRVHGVAIGYAACSREQLTSVLPVLAELVIAAAPNG
- a CDS encoding DUF3515 domain-containing protein translates to MPQDQPPESEPVSSLPRPLLAVAIGLPVLLAVAVAAVGLVLGTSGADDPASPSDDNSRPLALVPVNAPAAESPDCTTLLGKLPVSVVSDGATLPRRELAAPAPAGTLAWGDAEHSPLVLRCGLDRPDELSPTAQLRVVSDVQWLEVQGDESSTWFAVDRPVFVALTVPKDAGTGPLQDVSTTIRDTLAKGPVPTQG
- a CDS encoding gamma carbonic anhydrase family protein, encoding MAIYALGEYEPEIHPEAYVHPDATVIGDVRIAAYASVWPQAVLRGDYGRIEIGARTSVQDGTVIHCTEVHPTQIGEECVIGHNVHIEGATIADRCLIASGSVVLNGAVVEEGAIVGAGAVVSFEGHVPARSMALGVPAKVRPGHVVPERAWQFAVDKYVANIALYRKELRRLD
- a CDS encoding NAD(P)/FAD-dependent oxidoreductase; its protein translation is MRVVVIGAGLGGLCLAQGLKKAGVDVRVHERDSGVEARFQGYRIGLGGLGWESMKACLPERLHPLLDATSGELSGPGRLLDPRLNQVGLDDDEPLARSMEANLVDRHVLRHLLLTDLDTTFGSRLTGYTEGGSTVRAAFADGTEVDCDVLVGADGIGSAVRRQLIGPAVRESTGVRGVIGRTPLEDRFAALVPGRGTVVTDGDRQLFLGKMPFRRPPREAAAELAPDVRLPDVRSYLRWVMMLPPSADTWDLPADWHPLLHDLVGSADPDNTAMGTLEYVAPADPWPTGRVTLLGDAVHPMLPAGGMGGNCALIDARRLCETLLGDGDLAAYEQEMLAATRPLVLSSKAMLDRFRALSVER
- a CDS encoding D-alanine--D-alanine ligase family protein, which gives rise to MTQRKTRVAVVFGGRSTEHTVSCVSAGSVLPNLDRDRFEVVPVGITAEGAWVIGADDQVALTIKDREMPTLASLVPAGGGELVPTEPGVVVEGVDVVFPLLHGAWGEDGTIQGLLELADVPYVGPGVLASAVSMDKEYTKKLLQAEGLPVGTFEVLKRGQATLTPEQRDRLGLPVFVKPCRAGSSVGISKVVDWGHLDDAIAFARQTDPKVIIESAVVGREIECGVLEFPDGRVEASLPAELRVVGGSVDWYDFDSKYLDDVCEFDIPAKLEDDLTERLRAMAVTAFRALDCQGLSRVDFFVTEYDELVINEINTMPGFTPISMYPRMWAVTGVDYRTLLTTLVDTAIARGTGLR
- a CDS encoding DAK2 domain-containing protein encodes the protein MQVLDAGAVRQWADACVRSLDANREAIDRINVYPVPDGDTGTNLLQTMRSALDALLRAPAGTRDEAGTSFAALARGALAGARGNSGVILSQVLRGLAETVQGASTMTGGALRLALHRADVLATAAVSKPVAGTVLSVLHAAAEAAGDGPDDLEHVITSAAKAGADALADTPRQLAVLAKAGVVDAGGRGLLVLLDALAAVITGREEVTEVVPVLPRTPESLTTGREAGSAEFEYEVMYLLDGVTEDGVDHLRAALGGLGDCVSVVGDGVELWTVHVHCNDIGAAVEAGIGVGRPHRITVARFADQIAAQASRFVRDRAVVVLVSGQGAAELFRAEGAVVVDLAAAESLTPADLLAVLVSTRARQVTVLPGTSDLRPHLDEAVAQAVAAGQDVVVVPTASPVQVLAAIAVHDPSRRPGDDVVAMAEAAAATRRGELAVSDREGITWVGRVEQGDLLGLLDGEVVLIEPGPASADTVGDLACRLVDRMLGGGGELVTAVLGADAPADLPDLLEGHLRLSHPEVELTVYPGGQPGSIIFVGVE
- a CDS encoding uracil-DNA glycosylase: MAGRPLNEIVETGWAEALAPVSDRIAEMGEFLRTEVAAGRTYLPAGENVLRAFKQPFHSVRALIVGQDPYPTPGHAVGLSFSVSPETRPIPKSLVNIYKEYVEDLGYPMPTNGDLTPWTEQGVLLLNRSLTVEPGKSNAHQGKGWEDVTEQAIRALAAREEPMVAILWGRNARNLRPLLDPIPCIESAHPSPLSAHAGFFGSKPFSRANELLEKQGAEPINWKLP
- a CDS encoding thiamine-phosphate kinase → MRPDPPQDADTVAEVGEFGLIRRVTAGRTQPPTTLLGPGDDAAVVAAPDGRVVASTDVLVENVHFRLDWSSPEHVGRKAAAVNLADIAAMGAIPTALLIGLACPSDTPASVIDGITAGLWQEAAVAGAGVVGGDMVSSETLVISITALGDLSGLEPVVRSGARVGDIVAVCGKLGWAAAGLAVLSRGFRSPVAVVGAQRTPEPPYSAGPEAAAAGATAMIDTSDGLLADLGHIATASGVGIDIRTELLEVHPRLIDVASALGADARHWVLTGGEDHALAATFPDAAAVPEGWRMIGAVRPGDGVTVDGRVYEKPPGWEHWR
- the rpmB gene encoding 50S ribosomal protein L28, with amino-acid sequence MAAVCDVCNKGPGFGHSVSHSHRKTNRRWNPNIQSVRAKVSSSQRQRLNVCTSCIKAGKVVRG
- a CDS encoding GNAT family N-acetyltransferase, which gives rise to MELCTVLYDHPDAVKLITAVQQVYVERYGDEDVTPVAPAEFAAPRGYFVVGYLDGVPVACGGWRAHDGEPESPLVAGDAEIKRMYVVDSARGRGLARAVLADLERSALAAGRTRMVLETGAVQPEAIALYGSSGYERMPNFGTYREHPDSLCFAKSLPATGG